In a single window of the Niabella ginsenosidivorans genome:
- a CDS encoding HesB/IscA family protein, with product MTEIAKNTIPGNIYVSESAKKRIKEILAEKEAADEAGYFLRVSVVSGGCSGLSYRLDFDKEQKPMDQVFEDNGVKVVTDMKSLLYLLDTTLEFSEGLSGKGFYFNNPNASRTCACGESFAV from the coding sequence ATGACTGAAATTGCAAAAAATACAATCCCCGGTAATATTTACGTAAGTGAAAGTGCAAAAAAACGTATTAAAGAGATTCTTGCTGAAAAAGAGGCAGCGGATGAGGCCGGTTATTTTTTGCGGGTAAGCGTTGTAAGCGGAGGTTGCTCCGGCCTTAGCTACCGGCTGGATTTTGACAAAGAGCAAAAACCTATGGACCAGGTGTTTGAAGATAATGGCGTTAAAGTAGTTACCGATATGAAAAGCCTGCTTTACCTGCTGGACACTACCCTTGAGTTTTCTGAAGGGTTAAGCGGTAAAGGTTTTTATTTTAATAACCCCAATGCATCCAGAACCTGTGCCTGCGGGGAAAGCTTTGCCGTTTAA
- the mqnC gene encoding cyclic dehypoxanthinyl futalosine synthase → MDLQDLYKKAAAFEFLSAEEGVFLYHNAPLAELMFIADELRKKQVPHGKVTWQIDRNVNTTNVCIANCKFCNFFRIPGHPEAYITDMPTYRRKIEETIKYGGDQLLLQGGHHPDLGLQFYVDTFRQIKAEFPDIRLHALGPPEVAHITKLEKSTHKEVLQALKAAGMDSLPGAGAEILVDRVRRLISKGKCGAQEWLDIMHEAHKLDITTSATMMFGHVETIEERFEHLIKIREVQSRKPEGTNGFLAFIAWTFQDVDTLLTRIRGVHNLTTTEEYIKMVALSRIMLPNIKNIQASWLTVGKATAQVCLQAGANDFGSIMIEENVVSAAGAPHRFTYKSIQEAIREAGFEPQLRTQKYEWRKIPETIVEQVVDY, encoded by the coding sequence ATGGATTTACAGGATCTTTATAAAAAAGCAGCGGCGTTTGAGTTTTTAAGTGCGGAAGAGGGCGTCTTTTTGTATCATAACGCGCCCCTTGCAGAGCTGATGTTCATTGCAGATGAACTGCGTAAAAAGCAGGTTCCCCATGGTAAAGTAACCTGGCAGATCGACCGTAATGTAAACACGACCAATGTTTGCATTGCCAATTGCAAGTTTTGTAATTTTTTCCGCATACCCGGCCATCCGGAGGCATATATAACAGATATGCCTACCTACCGCCGGAAAATTGAGGAAACCATTAAATATGGCGGAGACCAGTTGCTGTTGCAGGGGGGGCACCATCCAGATCTGGGCCTTCAGTTTTATGTAGATACTTTCCGGCAGATCAAGGCCGAATTTCCTGATATCCGTTTACACGCTTTAGGGCCTCCTGAAGTAGCCCATATTACCAAGCTGGAAAAAAGTACTCACAAGGAGGTGTTGCAGGCATTAAAAGCTGCCGGTATGGACTCTTTGCCGGGCGCAGGCGCGGAAATACTGGTAGACCGTGTGCGCCGCCTTATCAGTAAAGGAAAATGCGGGGCACAGGAATGGCTGGATATTATGCATGAGGCCCATAAGCTGGATATTACCACTTCCGCAACCATGATGTTCGGCCACGTGGAAACCATTGAAGAGCGCTTTGAGCACCTGATTAAAATAAGGGAAGTACAAAGCCGCAAGCCTGAAGGAACAAACGGGTTCCTGGCATTTATTGCCTGGACCTTCCAGGATGTAGACACGCTGCTGACAAGAATACGCGGGGTACATAACCTGACAACAACCGAAGAATATATTAAAATGGTGGCCCTAAGCAGGATTATGCTGCCCAATATTAAAAACATCCAGGCATCATGGCTTACCGTAGGGAAGGCTACGGCGCAGGTATGCTTACAGGCAGGCGCTAATGATTTCGGAAGCATAATGATTGAGGAAAACGTGGTAAGCGCCGCAGGAGCCCCGCACCGGTTCACCTACAAATCCATACAGGAAGCCATTCGTGAAGCCGGCTTTGAGCCACAGCTTCGCACACAGAAATACGAATGGCGAAAGATACCTGAGACCATTGTTGAGCAGGTAGTGGATTATTAA